A section of the bacterium genome encodes:
- a CDS encoding pyrroloquinoline quinone-dependent dehydrogenase — protein sequence MSLSPKGTIARWAIVSLAILTIACENAPPPVFGGGSVATWTAYGGTPGGTHYSTAEQITPENVRWLELAWEHRSGDIRKAQEPGEGRIPVTNNGFQATPIVIDDTLYYCSSFNKVFALDAETGAEKWRFDAEVDRYADVLPVCRGVSSWRSGKQGTCEHRILMGTLDARLIALDAETGKRCEDFGEGGEVDVTHRVSKHHPAEYSITSPPAILNDLAITGSLVLDNQRTDAPSGVVRAYDVRSGELRWAWNPVAPDAEKLNEDGTYRSGTTNVWSIIAVDEERDLVFVPTGNTNPDYYGGHRDGLDHYSSSVVALNGKTGEVVWHFQMVHHDLWDYDTPSQPTLMDLRLGEETIPVVVQVTKMGMTFVLHRETGEPVFPVEERPVPQGAVPGEYLSPTQPFPTHIPHLLPPITADDAWGFTFLDEGACRDRLNELRNDGIFTPPSLGGSVLYPSNGGGNNWGSPAIHLGEQTMLVVTWRMPATSKLVPRDECADNFQPQHGTPYCVETGLVFSPIGVPCTAPPWGTLDAIDLEAGKIRWSVPLGTARKLAPFPFSLIKGVPGVGGPMVTSTGLVFIGASMDHMLRAHDLTSGDVLWETTLPTAANAVPMTYQVHSEGRQYVVVAAGGHWGSPSPPGDHLMAFALPGSSRRER from the coding sequence ATGTCTTTGAGCCCGAAGGGCACGATCGCCCGATGGGCGATCGTGAGCCTCGCCATCCTCACGATCGCATGCGAGAACGCCCCACCGCCGGTATTCGGCGGCGGCTCTGTCGCAACCTGGACCGCCTACGGCGGGACACCGGGCGGTACGCACTACTCGACGGCCGAGCAGATCACGCCCGAGAACGTGAGATGGCTGGAGCTCGCCTGGGAGCATCGCTCCGGGGACATCCGGAAGGCTCAGGAGCCCGGCGAAGGGCGCATTCCCGTCACGAACAACGGGTTCCAGGCGACGCCGATCGTGATCGACGACACCCTGTACTACTGCTCCTCTTTCAACAAGGTCTTCGCCCTCGACGCCGAGACCGGGGCTGAGAAGTGGCGTTTCGATGCCGAGGTGGACCGGTATGCCGACGTCCTCCCGGTCTGTCGGGGGGTCAGCAGCTGGCGCTCGGGGAAGCAGGGAACCTGCGAGCACCGGATCCTGATGGGCACCCTCGACGCGCGCCTCATCGCCCTGGATGCCGAAACGGGCAAACGCTGCGAGGATTTCGGGGAAGGTGGAGAGGTGGATGTCACGCATCGCGTGTCGAAGCACCATCCGGCCGAATACAGCATCACCTCGCCCCCGGCGATCCTGAACGATCTGGCCATCACGGGCTCGTTGGTCCTCGACAACCAGCGCACGGATGCACCCAGCGGCGTGGTGCGCGCCTATGACGTGCGAAGCGGCGAACTGCGCTGGGCATGGAATCCCGTCGCGCCCGACGCGGAGAAGCTGAACGAGGACGGCACCTATCGCAGCGGCACGACCAATGTCTGGTCGATCATCGCCGTGGACGAGGAACGCGACCTCGTATTCGTGCCCACCGGCAACACCAACCCCGACTACTACGGGGGGCATCGAGACGGCCTCGACCACTACTCGAGCTCCGTGGTTGCCTTGAACGGCAAGACCGGTGAGGTGGTCTGGCACTTCCAGATGGTTCACCACGATCTCTGGGACTACGACACCCCGTCGCAGCCGACCCTGATGGATTTGCGCCTGGGCGAGGAGACGATTCCTGTCGTCGTGCAGGTGACGAAGATGGGCATGACGTTCGTCCTGCATCGTGAGACCGGCGAGCCTGTATTCCCGGTCGAGGAACGCCCGGTTCCTCAAGGCGCGGTACCCGGCGAGTACCTCTCGCCGACCCAACCGTTCCCGACCCACATCCCCCATCTGCTCCCGCCGATCACCGCAGACGATGCCTGGGGCTTTACGTTCCTGGACGAAGGTGCCTGCCGGGATCGGCTGAACGAGCTGCGTAACGACGGGATCTTCACCCCACCCTCCCTCGGCGGCTCTGTGCTCTATCCCTCGAATGGCGGAGGGAACAACTGGGGTTCGCCGGCCATTCATCTGGGCGAACAGACCATGCTGGTCGTCACGTGGCGGATGCCTGCCACCAGCAAGCTCGTGCCGCGAGACGAATGCGCGGACAACTTCCAACCTCAACACGGCACGCCCTACTGTGTCGAGACCGGGCTCGTCTTCTCTCCGATCGGCGTGCCCTGTACTGCGCCACCCTGGGGCACGCTCGACGCGATCGATCTGGAGGCCGGCAAGATCCGCTGGAGCGTCCCGCTCGGAACGGCTCGTAAGCTTGCGCCCTTCCCGTTCTCATTGATCAAGGGCGTGCCGGGAGTTGGAGGCCCCATGGTCACGTCGACGGGGCTCGTATTCATCGGCGCGTCGATGGACCACATGCTGCGCGCCCACGACCTCACGAGCGGTGACGTGCTCTGGGAGACGACGCTACCGACGGCTGCCAACGCGGTTCCGATGACCTACCAGGTTCATTCCGAAGGTCGCCAATACGTCGTCGTCGCCGCCGGGGGACATTGGGGTTCACCCAGTCCGCCCGGTGATCACCTGATGGCGTTCGCTCTGCCAGGATCGTCGCGAAGAGAGCGCTAG
- a CDS encoding MaoC family dehydratase, translating into MADSRQNETVPFDSIEPGDSVGEWSYRLTPELVDRHRRATQQAPYEDPELAPISILAADGVNLADRFWDISQSVHAGQQIEILGLPRIGDELRVTGKAREKFVKHGRRFVVSEVSTSTAAGEPIARGLTTGVIVYSEVDDDTSPKTRPPVEQPTESLATFGPLIRTMTHEAMVLYEPEGDTNLHTSDEVARAAGLPAAIATGTLFLAYVFDLLHQTYGPGSLLGVQLDTRIRLPVFAGDRIETQADVVAREQGQILHRVRCRGPHGDVIVGTASVREL; encoded by the coding sequence ATGGCAGACAGCAGACAGAACGAGACCGTACCCTTCGACTCCATCGAGCCGGGCGATTCGGTTGGCGAATGGAGCTACCGCCTCACACCGGAACTGGTCGACCGACACCGGCGCGCCACCCAGCAGGCGCCCTACGAGGACCCCGAACTCGCTCCGATCTCGATCCTCGCAGCAGACGGCGTCAACCTGGCGGACCGCTTCTGGGACATCTCGCAATCGGTGCATGCGGGCCAGCAGATCGAAATTCTCGGGCTGCCGCGCATCGGGGATGAACTCCGGGTCACTGGAAAGGCCCGCGAGAAATTCGTGAAGCACGGGCGGCGCTTCGTAGTTTCGGAGGTGAGTACCTCGACGGCGGCGGGTGAGCCGATCGCACGGGGCCTGACGACCGGCGTGATCGTCTACTCGGAAGTGGATGACGACACCAGCCCCAAGACGCGACCGCCCGTCGAACAGCCGACGGAATCCCTGGCGACGTTCGGGCCCCTGATCCGGACGATGACCCATGAAGCGATGGTCCTCTACGAGCCCGAGGGAGACACGAATCTGCATACATCGGACGAGGTGGCCCGTGCCGCCGGGCTGCCCGCTGCGATCGCGACGGGCACGTTGTTTCTGGCCTACGTCTTCGATCTCCTCCACCAGACCTACGGGCCCGGCTCCCTGCTTGGCGTCCAGCTCGATACGCGCATCCGGCTTCCGGTCTTCGCCGGCGATCGCATCGAGACGCAAGCGGATGTCGTCGCCCGCGAACAGGGGCAAATTCTCCATCGCGTGCGTTGCCGCGGCCCGCACGGAGATGTCATCGTCGGTACCGCGTCGGTGCGAGAGCTGTGA
- the ndk gene encoding nucleoside-diphosphate kinase: MAVERTLSIVKPDAVAKGATGEILRRFEEAGLQIVAIKKLQLSDELAQGFYAVHKERPFFGDLVKFMTSGPVVVSALEGEGAIAKNRELMGPTNSTEAPAGTIRGDFGTDIERNAAHGSDAPETAKIEISYFFNASEIAGPCEAL, from the coding sequence GTGGCCGTCGAGCGAACTCTCTCCATCGTGAAACCTGATGCGGTTGCCAAGGGCGCCACCGGCGAAATCCTGCGCCGTTTCGAAGAGGCGGGCCTCCAGATCGTCGCGATCAAGAAGCTCCAGCTCAGTGACGAGCTGGCCCAGGGCTTCTACGCCGTTCACAAGGAGCGTCCCTTTTTCGGTGATCTCGTGAAGTTCATGACGTCCGGCCCTGTCGTGGTCAGCGCACTCGAGGGCGAAGGCGCCATCGCCAAGAACCGCGAGCTGATGGGCCCCACCAACTCGACCGAAGCCCCGGCGGGCACGATCCGTGGCGATTTTGGCACCGACATCGAGCGCAACGCCGCGCATGGCTCCGACGCACCGGAGACCGCGAAGATCGAGATTTCCTACTTCTTCAACGCCAGCGAGATCGCAGGGCCGTGCGAAGCGCTCTGA
- a CDS encoding NAD(P)H-quinone oxidoreductase: MRAVIVDNPGKESTLRIGEVPAPELGAGDVRIRVAAFAINRGDLLQRMGMYPPPPGASEIMGLECAGRVAEVGSEVTGWKPGDRVMALLAGGGYAEEVVAPAACLLPVPEPLELTAAAATPEVFLTVHQNVFQHAELTEGEWLLAHGGASGIGTTAIQLAKEAGAKVIVTAGSEEKCARCRELGADVAVNYKQASFAEAVREATGGRGVDVVLDHIGADYLADNLASLAVDGRLVMIGLMSGARTEINLGVVVGKRLRIQGSTLRARSLAEKGALIASFQERFGAALDAGRVAPVVDRVLPMAEIEQAHKLMQESGHFGKIVLEVAGDDG; this comes from the coding sequence ATGCGAGCCGTCATCGTCGACAACCCGGGCAAGGAATCCACGCTTCGTATCGGCGAGGTTCCGGCGCCGGAACTCGGTGCGGGCGATGTGCGCATCCGCGTCGCGGCCTTCGCCATCAATCGCGGCGATCTGCTGCAACGCATGGGCATGTATCCGCCCCCGCCCGGCGCTTCCGAGATCATGGGGCTCGAGTGCGCGGGTCGGGTGGCGGAAGTCGGGTCCGAGGTCACGGGCTGGAAGCCTGGCGATCGCGTCATGGCTCTGCTGGCCGGTGGTGGCTACGCCGAGGAAGTGGTGGCGCCGGCCGCTTGCCTGCTCCCCGTGCCTGAGCCTCTGGAACTGACTGCGGCTGCCGCCACGCCGGAAGTCTTTCTCACGGTCCATCAGAACGTGTTTCAGCACGCCGAACTCACCGAAGGCGAATGGCTGCTTGCCCACGGCGGCGCCAGTGGCATCGGTACGACCGCGATCCAGCTGGCCAAGGAGGCGGGCGCGAAGGTGATCGTCACGGCGGGTAGCGAAGAGAAATGCGCTCGCTGCCGCGAACTGGGCGCGGACGTGGCGGTCAACTACAAGCAGGCCTCGTTCGCGGAGGCGGTACGCGAGGCAACTGGCGGGCGCGGTGTGGACGTCGTCCTCGATCACATCGGAGCCGACTACCTGGCCGACAACCTGGCCTCGCTCGCCGTGGACGGTCGGCTGGTGATGATCGGCTTGATGAGCGGCGCCAGGACCGAGATCAACCTGGGGGTCGTGGTGGGCAAGCGGCTGCGGATCCAGGGCTCGACGCTGCGGGCGCGCAGCCTGGCCGAGAAGGGCGCTCTGATCGCATCCTTTCAAGAGCGCTTCGGCGCCGCCCTGGACGCTGGCCGCGTCGCTCCGGTGGTCGACCGGGTCTTGCCGATGGCCGAGATCGAGCAGGCCCACAAGCTGATGCAGGAGAGCGGGCACTTCGGGAAGATCGTGCTGGAAGTGGCGGGGGACGACGGCTAA
- a CDS encoding acyl-CoA dehydrogenase — translation MIDFNLTDTDNKILDYVRTEALVARKYARHYDENEAEFPPEELDEAKDFPGVWSLMGERNDEDTSQSVIGMLITMAETWGDYSVRMRKGRGVGLGNAALGAAGTEEQRAKWGGLLLSMAITEPGCGSDPSLVQTTAVLDEETDEWVINGEKIFVTTGCRADGVVMWATLDRSAGRAGIKSFLVEKETPGFQVSHKEKKLGIRADDTATYVFTDCRIPRGNLLGGKEEIPKAGSGGFRGVMKTFNITRPMTAAFGLGMSKAALDFTREQLEQAGVDLSYGTGTQGQSAVAAKFQRLEALQEAAELTVCHAAWLSDQGQPNNLEASISKAKGGSSVREITQGCIELLGPMGISREHLLEKWFRDVRITDIYEGTGQIQNLIIARTILEYDRSQLK, via the coding sequence ACAAGATCCTCGACTACGTTCGCACGGAAGCACTCGTGGCCCGCAAGTACGCTCGACACTACGACGAGAACGAAGCCGAGTTCCCGCCCGAAGAGCTCGACGAGGCCAAGGACTTCCCGGGCGTCTGGTCCCTCATGGGCGAGCGCAACGATGAAGACACGAGCCAGAGCGTGATCGGCATGCTGATCACGATGGCCGAGACCTGGGGCGACTACTCCGTGCGCATGCGCAAGGGCCGCGGCGTGGGTCTCGGCAACGCCGCCCTCGGCGCGGCGGGCACGGAAGAGCAGCGCGCCAAGTGGGGCGGCCTGTTGCTCTCGATGGCCATCACCGAGCCGGGCTGCGGCTCCGATCCCTCGCTGGTCCAGACCACCGCCGTCCTCGATGAGGAGACCGACGAGTGGGTGATCAACGGCGAGAAGATCTTCGTGACCACCGGCTGTCGTGCTGATGGCGTCGTGATGTGGGCCACGCTGGATCGCTCTGCGGGCCGTGCGGGCATCAAGTCGTTCCTGGTCGAGAAGGAGACGCCGGGCTTCCAGGTCTCCCACAAGGAGAAGAAGCTCGGTATTCGCGCCGACGATACCGCCACCTACGTGTTCACGGATTGCCGCATTCCGCGCGGCAACCTGCTGGGCGGCAAGGAGGAGATTCCGAAGGCGGGCTCCGGCGGTTTCCGCGGTGTGATGAAGACCTTCAACATCACACGCCCGATGACGGCGGCCTTTGGCCTCGGCATGTCCAAAGCGGCCCTCGATTTCACTCGGGAGCAGCTGGAGCAGGCCGGTGTCGACCTCTCCTACGGGACGGGCACCCAAGGCCAGTCGGCCGTGGCGGCGAAGTTCCAGCGACTGGAAGCGCTTCAGGAAGCGGCGGAGTTGACCGTCTGTCATGCGGCCTGGTTGTCCGACCAGGGCCAGCCGAACAACCTGGAAGCCTCCATCAGCAAGGCCAAGGGCGGCTCGTCCGTGCGTGAGATCACCCAGGGCTGCATCGAGCTGCTCGGACCGATGGGGATCTCTCGCGAGCATCTTCTCGAGAAGTGGTTCCGGGATGTGCGCATCACGGATATCTACGAGGGCACCGGTCAGATCCAGAACCTGATCATCGCCCGCACGATCCTCGAGTACGATCGCAGCCAGCTGAAGTAG